The Nitrospira sp. CR1.1 genome window below encodes:
- a CDS encoding GNAT family N-acetyltransferase, with amino-acid sequence MSPTFEKVDLPFQDWETILGTFEDRTIFQSPAWLAFVTKTQGAEPIFARLREGARTLGYFSGLIVKRFGLRILGSPLPGWTTSYMGMNLLPGVSRRSALEALQGLAFERLGCVHMEMMDRNLLIEDADGLGFEYRQFGGFEIDLTQNLDQLFSNMASACRRCIRRAEKSGVIIEEAHDAAFADEYYAQLQVVFQKRSLVPTYGVERVRELITCLSDTGRLLLLRARDPQGRCIATGIFPAMNTTMYFWGGASWRETLGYRPNEAVQWHAMQYWKARGIHRYDMGGGGEYKRKFGGCEIMVPWLRKSKYPGLASLRSLTKQVVGWRQRIAGRLETIADRPRSPVKWPGPAESHEDREVLTAPSGGHRR; translated from the coding sequence ATGAGTCCTACTTTTGAAAAAGTCGACCTGCCGTTTCAAGACTGGGAAACAATCCTGGGCACGTTCGAGGACCGGACGATTTTCCAGTCGCCGGCCTGGCTTGCATTCGTCACCAAGACTCAGGGGGCAGAGCCTATTTTTGCCCGCCTCCGTGAGGGAGCCCGGACGTTGGGCTACTTCAGTGGGCTGATCGTGAAACGGTTCGGCCTCAGGATTCTCGGCAGCCCCCTGCCCGGTTGGACGACTTCTTATATGGGGATGAACCTTCTCCCGGGCGTTTCGCGGCGTTCCGCGCTGGAAGCGCTCCAGGGATTGGCATTCGAGCGGTTGGGGTGCGTCCATATGGAAATGATGGACCGCAATCTGCTGATCGAGGATGCCGACGGCCTCGGATTTGAGTATCGGCAGTTCGGAGGGTTCGAAATCGATCTGACTCAGAACCTGGACCAGCTCTTTTCCAACATGGCGAGCGCCTGCCGGCGCTGTATCCGGCGAGCGGAAAAGAGCGGAGTCATCATCGAAGAGGCGCACGATGCCGCCTTTGCCGATGAGTATTATGCGCAGCTTCAAGTGGTGTTCCAAAAGCGATCCCTAGTGCCGACTTATGGTGTGGAGCGAGTCCGCGAATTGATCACCTGTCTGTCGGATACGGGCCGGCTGCTCCTTCTGCGCGCACGGGACCCTCAAGGCCGATGTATCGCCACCGGGATTTTCCCGGCAATGAATACCACCATGTATTTTTGGGGTGGCGCCAGTTGGAGAGAGACGTTGGGCTATCGTCCGAATGAAGCCGTTCAGTGGCACGCCATGCAGTATTGGAAGGCGAGGGGGATCCACCGGTATGACATGGGAGGAGGAGGTGAATACAAACGGAAATTTGGCGGTTGTGAAATCATGGTTCCCTGGTTGCGGAAGTCAAAGTATCCGGGATTGGCGTCCCTCCGCAGCCTGACGAAACAGGTGGTTGGTTGGCGCCAACGGATTGCCGGCCGGTTGGAGACCATCGCGGATCGACCCCGTTCCCCAGTCAAATGGCCTGGACCGGCGGAGAGCCACGAGGATCGTGAAGTCCTCACGGCACCGTCGGGCGGCCACCGCAGATAG
- a CDS encoding glycosyltransferase, translating into MPLEKSTQNSPIEVSVIVPCRNEEEMIADCVSSILQQHPVGGGMELIVADGLSTDNTREVLTQMARNDARLRVIDNSGRIVSSGLNAALEVARGAIIVRMDAHTLYAPDYIRQCITALQETGADNVGGPALTAGEGYFQRAISAAYHSPFAVGGARFHNPDYEGFVDTVPYGCWPRRVFSEIGLFDEELVRNQDDEFNLRLIRSGGKIWQSPRIKSWYRPRGSLRDLFRQYCQYGYWKVRVIQKHRLPASIRHVIPGLFLLSLAGLLLLSLWWRPAIWGLGAVAALYAAGTLGASLVTAAKRGWTLLPVLPVVFATYHVSYGIGFLRGLWDFLVIRRGPHRSLATLSRGPAARKITSDT; encoded by the coding sequence ATGCCACTTGAGAAGTCAACCCAAAATTCTCCGATCGAGGTGTCAGTGATCGTCCCTTGCCGGAACGAGGAGGAGATGATCGCCGATTGCGTGAGCTCGATTCTTCAACAACACCCGGTGGGGGGGGGAATGGAGTTGATCGTCGCAGACGGCCTCTCAACGGACAACACGCGCGAGGTTCTTACGCAAATGGCCCGGAACGACGCGCGCCTCAGGGTCATCGATAACTCCGGACGGATCGTGTCCAGTGGATTGAACGCGGCTTTGGAGGTCGCTCGAGGCGCGATCATCGTTCGCATGGACGCGCACACACTCTATGCTCCTGACTATATCCGGCAGTGCATCACTGCACTTCAGGAAACCGGCGCCGACAACGTCGGGGGCCCGGCACTGACGGCCGGAGAAGGTTATTTCCAAAGAGCCATTTCAGCCGCCTATCACTCTCCGTTCGCCGTGGGGGGAGCACGATTTCACAATCCCGATTACGAAGGATTTGTCGATACCGTTCCCTACGGATGCTGGCCACGCAGGGTGTTCTCGGAGATCGGTCTCTTTGATGAAGAGTTGGTCCGCAATCAGGACGACGAGTTCAACCTCCGGCTCATCCGTTCAGGCGGAAAAATCTGGCAGTCACCACGCATCAAGAGCTGGTACCGGCCGAGGGGGTCGCTTCGGGATCTGTTTCGACAGTACTGCCAGTATGGATATTGGAAAGTCCGCGTCATCCAGAAGCATCGACTTCCAGCTTCGATCCGCCATGTGATTCCCGGTCTGTTTCTCTTGTCCTTGGCGGGGTTGTTGCTGCTCTCCTTGTGGTGGCGTCCGGCTATCTGGGGCTTGGGCGCCGTGGCCGCCCTCTATGCCGCCGGGACTCTCGGAGCGTCCCTTGTCACGGCCGCTAAGCGCGGGTGGACACTCCTTCCTGTTCTCCCTGTAGTATTCGCGACCTACCATGTGAGCTACGGGATTGGCTTCCTGCGCGGTCTGTGGGATTTCCTGGTCATTCGCCGGGGGCCGCACCGATCATTGGCCACACTGTCGCGGGGACCCGCAGCACGGAAAATAACGTCCGATACCTAG